The Metabacillus litoralis genome contains a region encoding:
- the speB gene encoding agmatinase has translation MYQPKDSSQSPRFSGIRTFMRLEHLPTTDSVDFVVVGVPFDTAATNRVGTRYGPQHIRNFSVLLRPYNPDQDINIFDYCSGVDYGDIDIVPGNVLRTYDRMQQGLKPILDKGIVPIILGGDHSISLGNLRAFHEKYGPVALVHFDSHGDTWDHYYGEKYTHGTPFRRAVEEGLLDVDHSIQIGMRGPLYGPSDIQDAKDLGFEVITMSETRKLGQDEVIRRIHERIGKDRPVFVTFDIDFVDPAYAPGTGTPEVAGPTSHEALEYVRALDGLNLVGFDLVEVLPAYDHGEITAALASAVAFEMISLVALKKRRLIEGASEEQVEVNNGI, from the coding sequence ATGTATCAACCAAAAGATTCTTCCCAATCACCGCGTTTTTCTGGTATCCGAACATTTATGAGATTAGAGCATCTTCCAACAACTGATTCTGTTGATTTTGTTGTGGTTGGAGTACCTTTTGATACAGCGGCAACAAACCGCGTGGGAACACGCTACGGCCCGCAGCATATTCGTAATTTTTCTGTTTTACTAAGACCTTATAATCCTGATCAGGATATTAATATCTTTGATTATTGCTCTGGTGTGGATTACGGAGATATCGATATTGTTCCAGGTAATGTGCTAAGAACGTATGACCGAATGCAGCAAGGCTTAAAGCCAATTTTAGATAAAGGAATTGTGCCGATTATTTTAGGAGGAGACCACTCTATTTCATTAGGAAATTTACGTGCTTTTCATGAAAAATATGGCCCGGTTGCATTGGTTCATTTTGATTCACATGGTGATACGTGGGATCATTATTATGGAGAAAAATACACACATGGAACACCATTCCGTCGGGCGGTTGAAGAAGGATTACTTGATGTTGATCATTCTATTCAAATCGGCATGCGAGGTCCTTTATATGGTCCAAGTGATATCCAGGATGCTAAAGATCTGGGCTTTGAGGTAATCACGATGAGTGAAACAAGAAAGCTTGGTCAGGACGAGGTTATTCGTCGTATTCATGAACGAATAGGAAAAGATCGTCCTGTTTTTGTAACATTTGATATTGATTTTGTCGATCCTGCTTATGCGCCTGGAACTGGTACCCCTGAGGTTGCCGGTCCAACGAGTCACGAAGCATTAGAATATGTGAGAGCACTTGATGGTCTTAACTTAGTTGGATTTGATCTTGTGGAAGTGCTTCCTGCCTATGATCATGGCGAAATTACTGCTGCACTGGCATCAGCGGTAGCATTTGAGATGATTAGCTTAGTTGCGTTAAAAAAACGAAGATTGATAGAAGGAGCCTCAGAAGAACAAGTAGAGGTGAATAACGGGATTTAG
- a CDS encoding sigma-54 interaction domain-containing protein, whose amino-acid sequence MKEAVGTTTDAEEILNSLKDDLLVTTEQGVILRATQATAEIYQIPYEQLIGRTVYELESEGVFSPAITPIVLKKKEKVTIVQSTNKGKKLLVTGIPVVDKSGDIHRVVSYSHDVTELLTMKSYLSKMEDEMTRVKDEIQSLKREQLSADGLIAEDKKMKMTLQMAKQVSDVDVNVLLLGESGVGKSLIAKYIHNLSPRKKKPFIEVNCGAIPQSLFEAEFFGYEAGSFTGASRSGKMGLAELAEGGTLFLDEVGELSLENQVKLLKLIQEKQFYRVGGTKLRKVDFRLLAATNQHLQELVEQKLFREDLYFRLNVVPIHVPSLQERSGDLVPLIYYFLDYFSQKYHRTRELDDAVMEHLINHKWKGNVRELMNLLERLVVTTPSQLISVDNLPESYRSESNSDIVYHLESTSLKDILEKVEGKVFLQAKEKFITTTKIAEKLGISQPTAVRKLKKYNID is encoded by the coding sequence ATGAAGGAAGCAGTGGGCACAACTACTGATGCAGAGGAAATTTTGAATTCTCTAAAAGATGATTTGCTCGTCACAACCGAACAAGGTGTTATTCTGCGTGCCACACAAGCTACAGCAGAAATCTACCAAATTCCTTATGAACAGCTAATTGGACGCACAGTTTATGAGCTGGAAAGTGAAGGTGTATTTTCTCCAGCCATCACCCCGATCGTGTTGAAGAAAAAAGAAAAAGTAACAATTGTCCAAAGCACGAATAAAGGGAAAAAGCTCTTGGTTACTGGTATTCCTGTTGTGGACAAAAGTGGTGACATTCACCGTGTTGTTAGCTACTCACATGACGTAACGGAATTATTAACGATGAAAAGCTATTTATCAAAAATGGAAGATGAAATGACGCGTGTGAAAGACGAGATTCAATCGTTAAAGAGGGAACAGCTGTCTGCAGATGGCTTAATTGCTGAAGATAAAAAAATGAAAATGACGCTGCAAATGGCAAAGCAGGTATCAGATGTTGATGTGAATGTTTTATTGTTAGGAGAGTCCGGTGTTGGTAAATCACTAATTGCCAAATACATACATAACTTAAGCCCGCGAAAGAAAAAGCCATTTATTGAGGTGAATTGCGGGGCCATTCCACAATCATTATTTGAAGCGGAGTTCTTTGGCTATGAAGCTGGATCCTTTACGGGTGCAAGTAGAAGCGGAAAAATGGGGCTAGCAGAGCTTGCAGAAGGAGGGACACTTTTTCTAGATGAAGTAGGCGAGCTTTCTCTTGAAAATCAAGTAAAGCTATTAAAATTAATTCAAGAAAAGCAGTTTTACCGTGTTGGTGGCACAAAGTTAAGAAAAGTTGATTTCCGGTTGCTTGCTGCAACAAATCAACATCTCCAAGAGTTGGTCGAGCAAAAGTTATTTCGAGAAGATTTATATTTTCGGTTAAATGTTGTGCCGATTCATGTGCCGTCGTTACAGGAAAGAAGCGGGGATCTTGTTCCGCTGATCTATTATTTTTTAGATTATTTTTCTCAAAAATATCATCGAACAAGAGAATTGGATGATGCCGTCATGGAGCATCTGATCAACCATAAATGGAAGGGCAATGTTCGCGAGTTAATGAATTTATTAGAGCGGCTCGTTGTAACCACTCCAAGTCAGTTAATCTCTGTAGATAATTTGCCAGAATCGTACCGATCAGAAAGCAATTCCGACATTGTTTATCATTTAGAAAGTACCTCGTTAAAGGACATTTTAGAAAAAGTTGAGGGAAAGGTATTTCTACAAGCAAAGGAAAAATTTATCACGACTACAAAAATCGCTGAAAAGCTTGGAATTAGTCAACCAACAGCAGTGAGAAAGCTAAAAAAATATAACATAGATTAA
- a CDS encoding cyclase family protein — MNMKKVVDLSISITEQTPIYPGDPEPSLQPAATFERDGYNVSLLKIGSHTGTHVDAPYHFHNDGQKIDEVPLQQFMGRGILFDVTGKNKKEAITLEDMMEKLPHCQEGDIALFHTGWSKYLGQPAYFEHPYLKPEVIEELLSRGIKTFFIDALNIDPPDGSSFEGHDLITKVNGIIGENFTNFDLIDFPNPFIIALPLKLKGIDGSPVRAIAIEMEE; from the coding sequence ATGAACATGAAAAAGGTCGTTGACCTGTCAATATCGATTACAGAACAAACCCCAATCTACCCGGGGGATCCAGAGCCATCACTGCAGCCTGCTGCCACATTTGAACGAGACGGCTACAATGTTAGTTTATTAAAAATTGGCTCACATACCGGCACACACGTCGATGCACCATATCATTTTCATAACGATGGCCAAAAAATCGATGAGGTGCCGCTTCAGCAGTTTATGGGCAGAGGCATTTTGTTTGATGTAACCGGCAAAAACAAAAAAGAGGCCATTACATTAGAAGATATGATGGAAAAGTTACCTCATTGTCAGGAAGGAGATATTGCTTTATTTCATACGGGCTGGTCAAAGTATCTTGGTCAGCCAGCTTATTTTGAACATCCTTATCTAAAACCTGAGGTCATTGAGGAGCTATTGAGCAGAGGGATAAAAACCTTCTTTATTGATGCTTTAAATATTGACCCTCCAGATGGAAGCTCGTTTGAGGGACATGATTTAATCACAAAGGTAAATGGAATCATCGGGGAAAACTTCACAAACTTTGATCTTATTGATTTTCCAAATCCATTCATTATCGCATTGCCGTTAAAGTTAAAGGGGATTGACGGATCTCCGGTACGAGCGATTGCGATTGAAATGGAAGAATAG
- a CDS encoding carbon-nitrogen hydrolase family protein: MNVAIVQSQYTNGNSKKNLEKMAQQVGWCKNKYQNVEIILFPELCTTGYFLTKELQDVADHAAGEHFQIMSEVAKREKIIIAYGYVEKEDANMIYNSLMVINSKGEKIANYRKIHLTPLEKEFFTAGSEIVVVESEIGKIGLMTCWDLAFPDLAKALAQKGAEVILAPSAWESPHHEPYELFARARAIDYTVFIATCNHIGLSNNLDFFGKSAIYGPDGKVMVKSEKKEETLLFASLDFNQRKKLQESFFTMKADFREDLFKR, encoded by the coding sequence ATGAATGTAGCAATTGTGCAATCACAATATACGAATGGAAACAGTAAAAAGAATCTAGAGAAAATGGCTCAGCAAGTAGGATGGTGTAAAAATAAATATCAGAATGTTGAAATAATTCTCTTTCCTGAATTATGTACAACAGGCTACTTTTTAACAAAAGAACTACAAGATGTAGCTGATCATGCGGCCGGAGAACATTTTCAAATCATGTCAGAGGTTGCCAAGAGAGAAAAAATCATCATTGCTTACGGATATGTTGAAAAAGAAGATGCTAACATGATCTATAACTCTTTAATGGTGATTAACTCAAAGGGTGAAAAAATCGCAAACTACCGAAAAATTCATTTAACACCCCTTGAAAAGGAGTTTTTTACAGCAGGATCAGAAATTGTAGTTGTAGAATCTGAAATAGGTAAGATTGGTTTGATGACATGTTGGGACCTGGCTTTTCCTGACTTAGCAAAGGCGCTAGCTCAAAAAGGGGCAGAGGTTATTCTTGCCCCAAGCGCTTGGGAATCTCCACATCATGAACCTTACGAGCTATTTGCCAGAGCAAGAGCCATTGATTATACAGTCTTTATAGCAACCTGTAACCATATTGGTCTTTCTAATAATCTAGACTTTTTTGGAAAATCAGCAATCTATGGGCCAGATGGAAAAGTAATGGTCAAATCGGAGAAAAAGGAAGAAACGCTTTTATTCGCATCACTTGATTTTAATCAAAGAAAAAAGCTTCAAGAGTCATTTTTCACCATGAAAGCAGACTTCCGCGAGGATTTATTCAAAAGGTAG
- a CDS encoding purine-cytosine permease family protein, which produces MAKVLEGFGRDSILPTKSNERTMGLFSTFALWLAANVVITSVMTGMMFLPDISFKDAVIAILLGSAIGAIPLAMTGLIGTRTGLPTMVITRASFGQKGAVLPAIVNTIILVGWSWIQAYMAGLSLNYAVNYAFGYSNINLFVILTEILVVAITIYGHKGVESIEKYVSIAMLILSALVFYKLFTSYDAGALVTMTLSENPALTAVIAFDLVVATAFSWMSSVCDFNRYCKDGKKGMIGTFAGYVVASLIAMGMGAAVSGFSIINGMEQTYDPTVLLTQYGFGLVASIVVFFSVLSTNVMALYSATMSFMNVFTKFGFWKPGLLLGIVCTLGALMKEALMTNFFDFVLLIATLFIPVFAIVIVDFFILKKGRYDAEELVSNTKKLYHYQSGINYVAYVSYIAGAIFAFYFTYIKPLSVGSTILTFVFSGIVYGAFMYATKQVTKSTVTDEVTTTRLDV; this is translated from the coding sequence ATGGCAAAGGTTTTAGAGGGATTTGGAAGAGACAGTATATTACCAACAAAGAGCAATGAAAGAACGATGGGCTTGTTTAGTACGTTTGCCCTTTGGCTCGCAGCCAATGTGGTCATTACGTCCGTTATGACGGGGATGATGTTTTTACCTGATATTTCGTTTAAAGATGCTGTTATTGCTATTTTACTAGGCTCTGCAATCGGAGCCATTCCTTTGGCAATGACAGGCTTGATTGGAACTCGTACAGGACTTCCTACGATGGTGATTACGAGAGCGTCTTTCGGTCAAAAAGGAGCCGTTCTCCCGGCAATTGTTAATACAATTATCTTAGTTGGCTGGAGCTGGATTCAGGCTTATATGGCGGGACTGAGCTTAAACTATGCTGTTAATTATGCATTTGGTTATAGCAATATTAATCTATTTGTTATTCTTACTGAAATCCTAGTTGTTGCGATTACAATCTATGGCCATAAAGGCGTCGAAAGCATTGAAAAATATGTGTCTATTGCTATGCTGATTTTGTCTGCACTTGTTTTTTATAAATTATTTACAAGCTATGATGCCGGGGCACTTGTTACGATGACATTAAGTGAAAATCCAGCTCTAACAGCTGTTATTGCTTTTGATTTAGTGGTGGCTACGGCCTTTTCTTGGATGTCTTCTGTTTGTGATTTTAACCGTTATTGTAAGGATGGGAAAAAGGGGATGATTGGTACATTTGCTGGTTATGTAGTGGCTTCTTTAATTGCAATGGGGATGGGAGCTGCGGTTAGTGGGTTTAGTATTATAAATGGAATGGAACAAACCTATGACCCAACTGTTTTATTAACACAGTACGGGTTTGGATTAGTGGCTTCGATTGTTGTTTTCTTTTCAGTTTTATCAACAAATGTTATGGCTTTATACAGTGCGACAATGTCATTTATGAATGTTTTCACGAAGTTTGGATTCTGGAAGCCTGGTTTGCTTTTGGGGATTGTCTGTACACTTGGTGCATTAATGAAAGAAGCATTAATGACAAATTTCTTTGATTTTGTTTTGTTAATTGCAACACTATTTATCCCAGTATTTGCAATCGTCATTGTTGACTTCTTCATTTTGAAAAAAGGTCGTTATGACGCGGAGGAGCTCGTGTCAAACACGAAAAAATTATATCATTACCAAAGCGGCATCAACTATGTGGCCTATGTTTCTTACATTGCTGGAGCAATATTTGCGTTTTATTTCACGTACATTAAACCATTAAGTGTAGGATCCACTATTTTAACATTTGTTTTTTCTGGCATAGTTTATGGAGCATTCATGTATGCAACAAAGCAGGTAACAAAGTCGACAGTAACGGATGAAGTAACAACTACGAGATTGGATGTGTAA
- a CDS encoding aldehyde dehydrogenase family protein — MIKDLFINDQWLAGEGTQRQVINPAKGEVITTVKEASRDQTIHAISAARKAFDQSDWATNLEKRAGALTHLAQLLEESKNELAKIESENTGKPLREAEIDVEDGVNCIRYYANLIRETKPKKIEMSDGTVSEVIQEPIGVCGLIVPWNFPLLLGLWKLAPALAAGNTVVFKPSEVTPLSFLKFTQLIAETDIPKGVFNLVLGDGALGKIIVESEDVDKISFTGSSDTGRKINEQCASSFKRVSLELGGKSPLIILADADLEKAVEWAVFGAFFNQGEVCVASSRILVDEKIYEYFLQKFVEYTSNIRIGDPEQEQTELGSLVSAQHLEKVQHYISTGMEEGATIAYGGKRIERPGYFIEPTIFTNVDQQMKIVQEEIFGPVVTVQTFKSEEEAIQLANGTKFGLAGGILSANAQTAREIASKIKAGTIWINSYHTPYIEAPWGGFKQSGIGRELGPQGLASFTETKHVNTSEEIGQLGWYSFKNN; from the coding sequence ATCATTAAGGACTTATTTATAAATGATCAGTGGTTGGCAGGAGAGGGAACTCAGCGACAGGTTATAAATCCAGCAAAGGGAGAGGTCATCACTACAGTAAAAGAAGCTAGTAGAGACCAAACCATTCATGCCATTTCAGCAGCTAGAAAGGCTTTTGATCAATCTGATTGGGCGACAAATTTAGAAAAGCGTGCAGGAGCATTAACTCATTTAGCCCAACTATTAGAAGAGTCAAAGAATGAGCTTGCTAAAATTGAATCGGAAAATACAGGGAAACCCCTCCGAGAAGCAGAGATCGATGTGGAAGATGGTGTTAACTGTATTCGTTATTACGCCAATTTAATTCGTGAAACGAAGCCTAAAAAAATAGAAATGAGCGATGGAACGGTAAGTGAGGTTATTCAAGAGCCAATTGGTGTTTGTGGATTAATTGTGCCTTGGAATTTTCCGCTTCTGCTAGGATTGTGGAAGCTGGCACCAGCATTGGCAGCAGGAAACACGGTTGTGTTTAAACCTTCTGAAGTAACTCCATTATCTTTTCTGAAGTTTACACAATTAATTGCTGAGACAGACATTCCTAAAGGGGTGTTTAACTTAGTTCTCGGAGATGGTGCCCTAGGAAAGATCATCGTTGAAAGTGAGGACGTTGATAAGATTTCCTTTACAGGCAGCTCAGACACAGGTCGAAAAATTAATGAACAGTGTGCAAGTTCATTCAAAAGAGTATCTTTGGAGCTCGGTGGAAAATCACCTCTTATCATCTTAGCTGATGCTGATCTTGAGAAGGCTGTTGAGTGGGCTGTGTTTGGGGCATTTTTTAATCAAGGAGAAGTATGTGTGGCATCTTCAAGGATTCTTGTTGATGAAAAAATATATGAATACTTTTTACAAAAGTTTGTTGAGTACACATCTAACATTAGAATTGGCGATCCGGAGCAAGAGCAAACTGAACTAGGCTCATTAGTGTCTGCTCAGCATTTAGAAAAAGTTCAGCACTATATATCGACCGGTATGGAAGAAGGGGCAACCATTGCTTATGGAGGAAAAAGAATTGAACGCCCAGGTTATTTTATTGAGCCGACGATTTTCACAAATGTCGATCAGCAGATGAAAATTGTTCAGGAAGAAATATTTGGTCCTGTTGTAACGGTTCAAACCTTTAAAAGCGAAGAAGAAGCCATTCAACTGGCAAATGGAACAAAATTTGGTTTAGCAGGAGGAATTTTATCCGCTAATGCACAAACGGCAAGGGAAATCGCCTCGAAAATTAAGGCGGGTACCATCTGGATTAATAGCTACCATACTCCTTATATTGAAGCGCCATGGGGAGGGTTTAAGCAAAGCGGGATTGGCAGAGAGCTGGGACCACAAGGCTTAGCTTCATTCACAGAAACAAAGCATGTAAATACATCAGAAGAAATTGGGCAGCTTGGTTGGTATAGCTTTAAAAATAACTAA
- the pta gene encoding phosphate acetyltransferase: MSDLFATLKEKVKGQGMKIVFPEGLDERILTAVNRLAGEGILQPILVGNEQEVTNKAKELNLTLDGVEIHDPHNYAEMDELVAAFVERRKGKATEEDARKILLDENYFGTMLVHLGKAHGLVSGAAHSTADTVRPALQIIKTKEGIKKTSGVFIMVREDEKYVFADCAINIAPDSQDLAEIAIASAETAKMFNIDPRVAMLSFSTKGSAKSPETEKVSQAVEIAKGLDSSIVLDGEFQFDAAFVPSVAEKKAPDSVIKGDANVFVFPSLEAGNIGYKIAQRLGNFEAVGPILQGLNKPVNDLSRGCNAEDVYKLALITAAQA; this comes from the coding sequence GTGTCAGATTTATTTGCGACATTAAAAGAAAAAGTTAAAGGACAAGGAATGAAAATTGTTTTTCCGGAAGGTTTAGATGAAAGAATTTTAACAGCTGTAAATCGCTTAGCTGGTGAAGGAATTCTACAGCCAATCTTAGTTGGTAACGAGCAAGAAGTAACAAACAAAGCAAAAGAATTAAACTTAACTTTAGATGGTGTAGAAATTCATGATCCACATAACTATGCAGAAATGGACGAGCTTGTTGCTGCGTTTGTTGAAAGAAGAAAAGGAAAAGCAACGGAAGAGGATGCGCGCAAAATCCTATTAGATGAAAACTACTTCGGAACAATGCTTGTTCACCTTGGAAAAGCGCACGGACTTGTAAGTGGTGCAGCACACTCAACAGCTGACACTGTCCGTCCAGCTCTTCAAATCATCAAAACTAAAGAAGGCATCAAAAAAACATCTGGTGTATTCATCATGGTACGTGAAGATGAAAAGTACGTTTTTGCAGATTGTGCAATCAATATTGCTCCAGACAGTCAGGATCTTGCAGAAATCGCGATCGCAAGTGCAGAAACAGCTAAAATGTTTAACATTGATCCACGTGTAGCCATGCTAAGCTTCTCAACAAAAGGATCAGCAAAATCACCTGAAACAGAAAAAGTGTCACAAGCTGTTGAAATCGCAAAAGGTCTTGACTCTAGCATCGTACTAGACGGAGAATTCCAATTCGACGCAGCATTTGTACCTTCAGTAGCTGAAAAGAAAGCACCAGACTCAGTGATCAAAGGTGATGCAAATGTATTCGTCTTCCCAAGCCTTGAAGCTGGAAACATTGGCTACAAAATCGCTCAACGCTTAGGAAACTTCGAAGCAGTCGGCCCAATCCTACAAGGATTAAACAAACCAGTAAACGACCTATCACGCGGCTGTAACGCAGAAGATGTTTACAAATTAGCATTAATCACAGCAGCACAAGCTTAA
- the hemQ gene encoding hydrogen peroxide-dependent heme synthase, with product MSEAAQTLDGWYCLHDFRTVDWSAWKLLSSDEREAAINEFLGLLEKWGVAQDAEQGSHALYSITGQKADFMMMILRPTMEELTEIELEFNKTTLAEFTIPAYSYVSVVELSNYLAGESNEDPYQNPHVRARLYPKLPEAKYACFYPMDKRRQGNDNWYMLSMEERRDMMKSHGLIGRSYAGKVKQIITGSVGFDDYEWGVTLFAEDVLQFKKLVYEMRFDEVSARYGEFGSFFVGNILSTSKLNDYFQV from the coding sequence ATGAGTGAAGCAGCACAAACCTTGGATGGCTGGTATTGTTTACATGATTTCCGCACTGTTGATTGGTCTGCATGGAAGCTGTTATCTAGCGATGAGCGCGAGGCTGCCATTAATGAGTTTTTAGGTTTACTAGAAAAATGGGGCGTTGCGCAAGATGCGGAGCAAGGAAGTCATGCTCTTTATTCCATTACTGGTCAAAAAGCAGATTTCATGATGATGATTTTGCGCCCAACAATGGAAGAGCTAACTGAAATTGAGCTTGAGTTTAATAAAACGACGCTTGCTGAATTTACGATTCCTGCTTATTCTTATGTTTCAGTTGTTGAGCTAAGTAATTACTTAGCTGGTGAAAGCAACGAAGATCCTTATCAAAATCCACATGTTCGTGCACGTCTTTATCCAAAACTACCAGAAGCAAAATACGCTTGTTTCTATCCTATGGATAAACGCCGTCAAGGCAATGACAACTGGTATATGCTTTCCATGGAAGAGCGCCGCGATATGATGAAAAGCCACGGTTTAATTGGTCGTTCTTACGCTGGTAAAGTCAAGCAAATCATTACAGGCTCTGTTGGCTTTGATGATTATGAGTGGGGAGTTACGCTTTTCGCTGAAGATGTACTTCAATTCAAAAAGCTTGTTTATGAAATGAGATTTGATGAAGTTAGTGCTCGCTACGGAGAGTTTGGTTCTTTCTTCGTTGGAAACATCTTAAGTACTTCTAAATTGAATGACTATTTTCAGGTTTAA
- a CDS encoding GNAT family N-acetyltransferase gives MTMTLEEITKDKMKKVQEIVLSNKAYNVLENGRETRSMKEIKKEFLNPATYSYFIKADQDYIGLIDYLPENPKDQYPWLGLLMIHEQWKGKGFGKRAYHLFEKGIKNSGKHAIRLGVLKNNRDAKAFWESLGFSYYDTKPFKAGREIDCYEKKLKN, from the coding sequence ATGACAATGACATTAGAAGAAATAACAAAGGATAAAATGAAAAAGGTGCAAGAAATTGTCCTCTCAAATAAAGCCTACAATGTGTTAGAAAATGGGAGGGAAACTCGATCAATGAAGGAAATAAAAAAAGAGTTTCTGAACCCAGCTACATATAGCTATTTTATAAAAGCTGATCAAGATTACATTGGCTTAATCGATTATTTACCAGAAAACCCGAAGGATCAGTATCCGTGGCTAGGATTGCTTATGATTCATGAACAATGGAAAGGAAAGGGATTTGGAAAAAGGGCTTATCACCTTTTTGAGAAAGGTATTAAGAACTCAGGAAAGCACGCAATTAGACTTGGGGTTTTAAAAAACAATAGGGATGCAAAAGCTTTCTGGGAATCACTAGGATTTAGCTATTACGATACGAAGCCGTTTAAAGCAGGAAGAGAAATAGATTGCTATGAGAAAAAGCTAAAAAACTGA
- the gerQ gene encoding spore coat protein GerQ — translation MTKRFQQPQQPYGYDTTGVQPAQQMPMQMQMQQAGYPPSATYYPGQFGQVPQFPQQQQPGVAQYIPGMLPLEESYVENILRLNRGKIATVYMTFENNREWNAKIFKGVIEAAGRDHLILSDPQTGMRYLLLMVYLDYVTFDEELQYDPQYALASYQPR, via the coding sequence ATGACTAAAAGATTTCAACAACCTCAACAACCTTACGGATATGACACAACTGGTGTTCAACCAGCACAACAAATGCCGATGCAAATGCAAATGCAGCAAGCAGGTTATCCACCTTCTGCTACATACTATCCTGGTCAATTTGGGCAAGTACCACAGTTTCCACAGCAGCAGCAACCGGGTGTAGCACAATATATCCCTGGCATGCTTCCTTTGGAGGAATCTTATGTTGAAAATATTTTACGTTTAAATCGTGGAAAAATCGCAACTGTTTATATGACATTTGAAAATAACCGTGAGTGGAATGCGAAAATTTTCAAAGGTGTTATTGAAGCAGCAGGGCGTGATCACCTTATTTTAAGTGATCCTCAGACAGGTATGCGTTATTTACTTCTAATGGTTTACTTAGATTATGTAACATTTGATGAAGAGCTTCAATATGATCCACAATACGCATTAGCATCATATCAACCAAGATAA
- a CDS encoding DUF423 domain-containing protein — MKLFLLLGAINGFLAVALGAFGAHGLEGKIPEKYIKTWQTGVTYQMFHAGGLFVIAFLVDKFANIGVFTTAGWLFLIGIILFSGSLYVLSVTQISILGAITPLGGLAFLAGWLLLGYAAIRYL, encoded by the coding sequence ATGAAGCTTTTTCTTCTTTTAGGAGCAATTAACGGATTTTTAGCGGTAGCATTAGGTGCCTTTGGTGCACATGGTCTAGAAGGAAAAATTCCGGAGAAATACATAAAAACATGGCAAACTGGTGTGACTTATCAAATGTTCCATGCCGGAGGATTGTTTGTCATTGCTTTTCTAGTGGATAAGTTCGCCAATATTGGTGTATTCACAACAGCAGGATGGTTATTTTTAATTGGGATTATCCTTTTCTCTGGAAGCTTGTATGTATTAAGTGTGACACAAATTAGTATCTTAGGAGCAATCACTCCATTAGGAGGCTTAGCTTTCTTAGCAGGCTGGCTGCTTTTAGGATATGCGGCAATCAGGTATTTATAA
- a CDS encoding YwdI family protein, which translates to MNIPVSKLLSKMEAELMKAKNSSSSKEVREKVAVIQSLCEIILDEKSEVQVQALSSPSSSEINHLELQKMMGNMSTVVKNPTSEKPVKEEDANGDSLFDF; encoded by the coding sequence GTGAACATACCTGTATCAAAACTATTAAGTAAAATGGAAGCTGAGCTAATGAAGGCAAAAAACAGCTCATCTTCTAAAGAAGTACGTGAAAAAGTAGCCGTCATTCAATCACTATGTGAAATCATTCTTGATGAAAAGTCAGAGGTACAAGTTCAAGCATTATCATCACCATCATCAAGTGAAATCAACCACCTAGAGCTTCAAAAAATGATGGGGAATATGTCAACGGTTGTTAAAAATCCTACAAGTGAAAAACCGGTTAAAGAAGAAGATGCTAACGGTGATTCGCTTTTCGACTTTTAA
- a CDS encoding uracil-DNA glycosylase — protein sequence MKETPINCIKCKHFYVTWDTRFPNGCRAYGFKSAARPAITVKKSSGMACLKYEQKAIKA from the coding sequence ATGAAGGAAACACCAATAAACTGTATAAAGTGTAAGCATTTTTATGTTACTTGGGATACGCGGTTTCCGAACGGCTGTCGTGCATACGGATTTAAATCAGCAGCCAGACCTGCCATCACGGTTAAAAAATCATCTGGTATGGCGTGTTTAAAATATGAACAAAAAGCAATTAAGGCTTAG